The Phycisphaerae bacterium genome window below encodes:
- a CDS encoding tetratricopeptide repeat protein has product MQLRLPGRTGRGVNVGLALSIAALVGAGSGCGPTYRDLRIQGQMAMAEQNYAPARVLLEQADEKNPRQLENLYDLATCSTMIARERAGEMNRPAAMRELDEAIAYYRRALEVQPGNQAVLEGLNSALELRGDREKALEQAEWAARFVGPMARQYLFLARELEERGQMDEALLRYRQAVTIEPRNAEAHRAFARFLLNTGNETAAIYHLQAAYRLDPRNEWVLDQLAARGRVPALTEASTTTTTR; this is encoded by the coding sequence ATGCAACTCCGTCTGCCGGGACGGACGGGACGGGGCGTGAATGTGGGGCTCGCCCTTTCGATTGCCGCGCTGGTCGGCGCGGGAAGCGGGTGCGGACCGACGTACCGCGATCTGCGCATCCAGGGACAGATGGCCATGGCCGAGCAGAACTACGCGCCGGCGCGCGTCCTGCTCGAGCAGGCGGATGAGAAAAACCCCCGGCAACTGGAGAATCTCTACGATCTGGCCACGTGCAGCACGATGATCGCGCGGGAGCGTGCCGGGGAGATGAACCGGCCCGCCGCGATGCGCGAACTGGATGAGGCGATCGCTTACTACCGGCGGGCGCTGGAGGTTCAGCCCGGAAACCAGGCGGTGCTCGAAGGACTCAACTCGGCGCTGGAGTTGCGCGGGGATCGCGAAAAGGCTCTGGAGCAGGCGGAGTGGGCGGCGCGGTTCGTCGGCCCCATGGCGCGGCAATATTTATTTCTGGCACGGGAACTCGAGGAGCGCGGGCAGATGGACGAAGCGCTGCTGCGCTACCGGCAGGCGGTGACAATCGAGCCGCGAAACGCGGAGGCGCATCGGGCGTTTGCCCGGTTCCTTCTGAATACCGGCAACGAGACGGCCGCCATCTATCATCTTCAGGCGGCCTACCGTCTCGATCCGCGCAACGAGTGGGTGCTCGACCAGCTTGCCGCGCGCGGGCGCGTGCCGGCTCTTACCGAAGCGTCAACCACTACTACGACTCGCTGA
- the asnB gene encoding asparagine synthase (glutamine-hydrolyzing), which produces MCGIAGTIRWDGQPVERDRLTVACASLRHRGPDDSDTWVSQAREVGLGAVRLAVLDPSPAGRQPMHDPSRRFHLAYNGELYNFREIRQALIQEGVTFRTETDTEVILAAISRWGPESLLRFDGMWALAFYDSLERCGFLARDFFGIKPLVYAEVGECLHFASELDALRELTSVDGEIDQHALREHLQYGFIAAPRTIFRQARRLPPGFVLEFDHRGAKVPRRYFDPVSNRRTDIAEDYGDARAAVRQLITESVIRRRVSDVPIGAFLSGGLDSSIVAWHLAKSVGRPIATFCIGYADGAAYDESPAARSIARWIGTNHHEIMLSHGEVLAAIPPLLDHLGEPVGDSSIIPTSMVSRFAREHVTVALSGDAGDELFGGYWRYTAHAALEAWQRWPGWIRRGLIEPIMRRGGTSRSSAWQNRARQLHKLLRGAGKGWLDRHLQWSRIMSPEAERVFSNGVAAGDLDAEIAESVAPIVAPMPREDPLNAIFALDLQHQLPSDMLQKVDLASMMHSLEVRVPFLDDRLVALALGLPSGWKVRGGLRKQILIDAYRGHLPDEVLDRPKRGFEVPVGEYLRGPLREMFESVVTRETVESLGVVDHAGVQRVYGDHLGRRGDHAELLWALLSLCWWRSRKLGRQRAS; this is translated from the coding sequence ATGTGTGGCATCGCGGGCACGATTCGCTGGGACGGTCAGCCGGTGGAGCGCGACCGCCTCACGGTTGCCTGCGCTTCCTTGCGACATCGCGGTCCCGACGACAGCGACACCTGGGTGAGCCAGGCTCGGGAAGTCGGGCTGGGTGCGGTGCGGCTGGCGGTGCTCGATCCCAGCCCGGCTGGGCGGCAACCGATGCACGACCCGTCCCGTCGATTCCATCTCGCGTACAACGGTGAACTCTACAACTTCCGCGAGATCCGACAGGCCTTGATTCAGGAAGGGGTCACGTTCCGTACCGAGACGGATACGGAGGTCATTCTGGCAGCGATTTCGCGCTGGGGGCCCGAGTCGCTGCTGCGTTTCGACGGGATGTGGGCACTTGCGTTTTACGATTCTTTGGAACGGTGTGGCTTCCTCGCCCGGGACTTTTTTGGCATCAAGCCGCTCGTCTACGCGGAAGTCGGGGAATGCCTGCACTTCGCCAGCGAGCTCGATGCACTTCGTGAATTGACCTCAGTGGACGGCGAGATCGACCAGCACGCTCTGCGGGAGCACCTTCAATACGGTTTCATTGCCGCACCGCGGACCATCTTCCGCCAGGCGCGGCGGCTGCCACCGGGCTTCGTTCTTGAATTCGACCACCGAGGAGCCAAGGTGCCTCGACGCTACTTCGACCCAGTGTCTAATCGACGAACGGATATTGCGGAGGACTACGGCGATGCCCGCGCGGCCGTGCGACAACTGATCACGGAATCCGTCATCCGTCGGCGCGTCTCCGACGTTCCCATTGGCGCGTTCCTTTCCGGAGGGTTGGATTCGTCGATTGTGGCTTGGCATTTGGCGAAGTCGGTTGGCCGTCCCATCGCCACGTTCTGTATCGGCTACGCCGACGGCGCCGCGTACGACGAATCGCCGGCCGCGCGATCGATCGCCAGGTGGATCGGAACCAATCATCACGAAATCATGCTTTCCCACGGCGAGGTGCTGGCCGCGATCCCGCCCCTGCTCGATCACCTGGGTGAGCCGGTGGGCGACAGTTCGATTATCCCGACATCGATGGTGTCGCGATTCGCCCGGGAGCACGTCACGGTGGCGCTGAGCGGAGACGCCGGGGACGAGCTGTTCGGCGGATATTGGCGTTATACGGCCCACGCCGCGCTGGAAGCATGGCAGCGTTGGCCGGGGTGGATCAGGCGGGGTCTCATCGAGCCGATCATGCGGCGCGGGGGGACGTCGCGGTCGTCCGCCTGGCAGAATCGGGCTCGACAGTTGCACAAACTGTTGCGAGGCGCCGGCAAGGGGTGGCTCGATCGGCACCTCCAGTGGTCGCGAATCATGTCGCCGGAGGCGGAGCGGGTGTTTTCCAACGGGGTCGCAGCAGGCGATCTCGATGCGGAGATTGCCGAATCAGTTGCGCCGATTGTCGCGCCGATGCCCCGTGAAGATCCGCTCAATGCGATTTTCGCCCTCGACCTTCAGCATCAGCTTCCTTCGGACATGCTTCAGAAGGTGGATCTGGCCAGCATGATGCATTCGCTAGAGGTTCGCGTCCCGTTTCTGGACGACCGGTTGGTTGCCCTGGCACTGGGGCTACCCTCAGGCTGGAAGGTCCGAGGCGGTTTGCGGAAGCAGATCCTTATTGATGCGTACCGTGGCCACTTGCCCGACGAGGTGCTGGACCGCCCCAAGCGGGGATTTGAAGTGCCGGTGGGCGAGTACCTGCGGGGTCCCTTGCGCGAAATGTTTGAATCCGTGGTCACGCGTGAGACCGTCGAATCGCTCGGCGTAGTCGACCACGCCGGGGTACAGCGCGTCTACGGCGACCATCTCGGCCGGCGGGGCGATCATGCCGAGCTGCTCTGGGCGTTACTTTCTCTATGCTGGTGGCGCAGTCGTAAATTGGGTCGACAGCGGGCATCGTGA
- the rpmE gene encoding 50S ribosomal protein L31, with protein MKEGIHPKYEKCTVSCGCGASWETRSTVPEIKVEICSSCHPFFTGTQKMVDSLGRVDRFTKKFGGEYFKKAPKKQQTAKRFSV; from the coding sequence ATGAAAGAAGGCATTCACCCCAAGTATGAGAAGTGCACGGTAAGCTGCGGTTGCGGCGCCTCGTGGGAGACGCGCAGCACGGTTCCCGAGATCAAAGTCGAAATCTGCTCGTCGTGCCATCCGTTCTTCACCGGCACGCAGAAGATGGTGGACTCGCTCGGACGTGTGGATCGCTTCACCAAGAAATTCGGCGGCGAGTATTTCAAGAAGGCGCCGAAGAAGCAGCAGACCGCCAAGCGCTTTTCGGTTTAG
- the prfA gene encoding peptide chain release factor 1, whose product MSSNDVNEKLIARLQELAGRADSLMEQLSSPEVAMDGQKSVAINKELGRLRRLVEPYRKFQQVRDQLSGAEAIVADRSQDADMRELAETEASELRERYETMLEDLKGRIVSDEDAAIRSVILEIRAGTGGDEAALFARDLLEMYQHFCDRRGFKVEMLDLSGSELGGIREVVCNIRGEEVYRWLGYEGGGHRVQRVPETEAQGRIHTSAATVAVLPEPEEINIEINWEADVEEFVSRAGGPGGQNVNKVSSAIRLVHKATGLTVSMRDEKSQHKNRAKARRILTTRLYDHFQQQSSAQRASTRKSMIGSGDRSERIRTYNFPQNRVTDHRIGLDLYKLERIMQGELDELIEALQTHDREQRLRDL is encoded by the coding sequence ATGTCCAGCAACGATGTCAATGAGAAACTGATTGCCCGCCTCCAGGAACTCGCGGGGCGCGCCGACTCCCTGATGGAGCAGCTTTCCTCGCCGGAAGTGGCGATGGACGGGCAAAAGAGCGTGGCGATCAACAAAGAGCTGGGGCGCCTGCGCCGCCTGGTCGAACCGTACCGCAAGTTCCAGCAGGTGCGGGATCAACTGTCCGGTGCCGAGGCGATCGTGGCCGACCGGTCCCAGGACGCGGATATGCGCGAACTGGCTGAGACGGAGGCGTCGGAGCTTCGCGAGCGGTACGAAACGATGCTCGAGGATCTCAAGGGGCGCATCGTGAGCGATGAAGACGCCGCCATCCGCTCGGTCATACTCGAAATCCGGGCGGGCACCGGCGGTGACGAGGCCGCCCTCTTCGCCCGCGACCTGCTGGAGATGTACCAGCACTTCTGCGACCGCCGCGGCTTCAAGGTCGAGATGCTGGACTTGAGCGGGTCCGAGCTGGGAGGCATCCGGGAGGTCGTTTGCAATATTCGCGGCGAAGAGGTGTATCGCTGGCTGGGATATGAGGGCGGCGGGCACCGTGTGCAACGCGTGCCGGAGACGGAAGCGCAGGGGCGGATACACACGTCCGCCGCGACCGTGGCTGTGCTCCCCGAGCCGGAGGAAATCAACATCGAGATCAACTGGGAGGCCGACGTCGAGGAGTTCGTTTCCCGGGCGGGCGGTCCCGGCGGTCAGAATGTCAACAAGGTATCGTCGGCCATTCGCCTGGTGCACAAGGCGACGGGGCTGACCGTTTCGATGCGTGACGAGAAGAGTCAGCACAAGAACCGGGCCAAGGCGCGGCGCATTCTGACCACGCGTCTGTACGACCATTTCCAGCAACAGTCCTCGGCGCAGCGGGCGTCGACGCGCAAGTCGATGATTGGAAGCGGGGACCGGTCGGAGCGCATCCGAACCTACAACTTCCCGCAGAACCGGGTGACGGACCATCGCATCGGCCTGGACCTGTACAAGCTCGAGCGGATCATGCAGGGCGAACTTGATGAGCTGATCGAGGCGCTTCAGACCCATGATCGCGAGCAGCGTCTACGCGATTTGTAA